A stretch of DNA from Rhizobium sullae:
ATCGGATACGACGCAGGCAAGAAGATCAAGGGCCGCAAGCGGCACATTCTGGTTGATACCCTGGGCATGCTTCTGAAAGCGGAGGTTCATTCGGCAGGTATTCAGGATCGTGATGGAGCAGCACTTGTTTTCGACAGGCTCGTCAACCGCTTTCCATTCATCGAGAAAATTTGCGGCGATGGCGGGTATCAGGGCCCGACAGTCGAAGAGGCCAGTCCGCGATCGATGGAAATCGTCAAACGCAATCAGGCCGGCTTTCAGGTGCTCCCGAAGCGATGGATCGTCGAGCGGACGTTGGCGTGGCTCGGCATAAACCGCCGAATGGCAAAGGATTTCGAGCGCTTCTCTGGCACAAGCCTCGCCTTCATTCAGACCGCTATGATCAAGCTAATGACAAGAAGGCTCGCTCGATATCCGCTTTCTTGAACGGACTCTTAGAGGGGGCGGGCTGTTGCAAATAAAGAATTGCGGCCGGGGAATACATAAAAACGAAATTGCAGGTATCGATAAGCTACGCAATCTCCCCGCATCTTGGTACGCATTTACCAACCTCGACATCTCCTTAAGTGCAGGGACGACGCGCGAGGTTGATGTGATCCTCATAACGAGCAAACGAGTGCTCATAATCGACCTGAAGAACTGGGGAACCGCGGCGATCACCGGGACAGACGGCAGATGGTATCTCGACGGCGTAGATCACGAGCCGTCACCGGTTCAAAAGGTCCTTGAGATCAAGCGCCATCTCTATCAACTTCTCAAGAAAGAATTAGGCAATCGACAGGAGACCCGTAAACTTCCCGTGCCTCGTATCGATGGCGTCGTTGCTCTGATCGGCAATAACGAGCGCTCAGGAATTCCTGCGACCGAGAGGGCATCGGTCTTCACCGCCGATGATTTAATAAAGCAGATAACCGATGACAGGCGGGATCGCGAGACTTTCGGCTCCATTGCCGGCGAAATTTTGTCGAGGCCTCTGACCGACCCGTTTTGGAAGGAGCACCTCACCAGATTCTTCAATGGCGGGAGCAAGTCTCCTCTGGAGCCTGGCCGCCGTAAGTTTGACCGGTACGTTCCCGAAGAGGTATCGGTCTTCAATCATCCTGGACAGATTTATAGGGAATTCGAAGCCAGAGAGGCTGGTACCCCCCCGAATCTGGGCACCTTGCGCCTCTGGGATTTTGCTAAGGTCACGGATACGAGGTTTCAGAACGCGGAAGCGCGTAGTGAGATCGTGGGCCGGGAACGTCGAGTGTATCACTGGCTTCGGGACCGGGCGGACAATTTAGAAAAGTTTCTACTTGCACCGCGCGTTGACGACACTTCTGGCGGCGTAGATTACTGGGAAGTATTTGACCGGCGGCGAAGGCTGAAAAGGCTGTCAGATTGGTCGGCGACAGAGAAGGATAATGTTACGGCAGCAGGAAGGACGGAGCTCGCACGCCAGTTGCTTTCGGCAGTCGCCGAGTTTCATCGGGTAGATGCCGCCCACCTTGACCTCGGAGGGCACAGCATTTGGCTAGAAATGCCAACAACGGTGAGGCTGTCGCATCTCTTCGCCGCCCGGCATCCGAGCGTCAAAACGCTAGGGGAGGCCCGGTACAACTTTCTGGCAAGCGTGACGCTTCCTGAGGACCTCCTTGGGGTAAAATCCGATGTATCGAGGCGGGACGTCTACCTCCTCGGCGTTGCGGTGCATCAGATTCTTTTCGGCCAAACTCCCGAGGGAGAGCCCCCGGAGTGGGACGCAGCGGTTGATCCAGATCTGGGGTTCCAGCATCTCCATGATTGGTTTGCTGAAATGCTCGACGTCGATCCGCAGAGGCGGTTCGCGAACGCGCGCAATGCGCTTGAGATGTTTAACAGGGCGACGACAGAGCATCCTACTCCTCAAGAAGTGCGAACCTCGCTCGAGAAATACCGCCTCGAGATACGATCGCAGCGAGCCCTCGCCGCAAAATTCCCGCTTGCCGACGATCTCCTAAGAGAAAGCGACAGAGTAGATGTATGGCGAAGCACGGTCGACGGCGAGGACGTCCTCGTAAAGTTATGGAAGCAGGCCGCTTGGGGCGATCTCGATAAAGAAGGAAAGCGTGTCCTCAGCTTTCTCGACGCGGCCTCCAATGCGAGGATCGATGCGCCTGCGGGGATATCTAAGATCCGAGGAGTGTACTGGCTCTCTGATGCCTTCGCTCTTGTTCAGGACTGGGCTGCGGGAAAAACGTTGGCGGAGCTGCTTGAACATCCTCCTGCCAATTGGTTGAAGCCGGAAGTGGCGATAGAGGCGGTGAGGAGGCTCGAGTCGGCTGTCTCCCGGCTGCACGAAGCCTCTCTCGCGCACGGTGATCTCAAGCCCGACAACATCGTCTTAACGGAGGGTAACGATTGGTTCCTCATCGACTTCTTTGACTTCTCGCCCACCGCGGACGGGGACCTGCAGAACGGGAACTATTCGGCAGGCGGAGATCGTTTTCAGCGAGATCGCTTTGCTGTGACGAAGCTTGCGGAAGAGATGCTCGCGGTTTGTAACCTCCCCGTAGAGATTGCCGTCGGCATAGCTAAGGCGATAGATACCTGCCGCACCAAAGAACCCCGCCTGACGACGCTCCTTCCGCTCGCGGA
This window harbors:
- a CDS encoding IS5 family transposase, with translation MAWTPFTRRHHDRSRMRYASDLTDREWGLIEPFMPRQPRLGRRRKTSLRAVMDAIFYLLQSGCQWALLPHDFPPKSTVYHYFKRFCRDGTWRRIHDALYCRTRRLEGREEQPSFAIIDSQSVKTGPDARLDIGYDAGKKIKGRKRHILVDTLGMLLKAEVHSAGIQDRDGAALVFDRLVNRFPFIEKICGDGGYQGPTVEEASPRSMEIVKRNQAGFQVLPKRWIVERTLAWLGINRRMAKDFERFSGTSLAFIQTAMIKLMTRRLARYPLS